A region from the Salicibibacter cibarius genome encodes:
- a CDS encoding NAD-dependent epimerase/dehydratase family protein, which yields MKVLVLGGTHHVGRAVVEAALVRGDKVTTLNRGISGVPVAGVEEIFADRMNRDAVSKAIGDRTWDAVIDTWAWEPRVVQDTVELLADRVNHYGYVSRRGVYQWPWPSNADENAPLVNGNPFSENSENYAEAKRGCEISVINTFKENALIARSGMILGPYEDVGRIPWWMRRLERNGRVLAPGPVDTPLQYIDAHDLALWMLSCAERDVGGTFNVACEPHFTTVGELLYTIKDVIGSDTELVWADPDLLEREDFMLGMEFGLRYPGLPKPSGLHDDNVTAAHQAGLTIRPLRKTLAETWKWLYDEGNPKPRPDSPSLDSLIDPAKEKIVINKITQF from the coding sequence ATGAAAGTACTTGTGTTGGGAGGGACCCACCATGTTGGACGCGCTGTTGTTGAAGCTGCATTAGTGCGTGGAGACAAGGTTACTACCCTTAACCGTGGAATAAGCGGAGTCCCAGTAGCTGGTGTAGAAGAAATTTTCGCTGATCGGATGAACCGGGATGCTGTCAGCAAGGCTATAGGCGACCGTACATGGGATGCTGTTATTGATACATGGGCATGGGAACCACGAGTGGTTCAGGACACAGTAGAACTGCTTGCTGATCGAGTTAACCATTATGGATATGTTTCGAGGCGGGGCGTGTATCAGTGGCCATGGCCATCTAATGCGGATGAAAATGCACCATTAGTCAATGGAAACCCATTTAGCGAAAACAGCGAAAATTATGCTGAAGCTAAGCGTGGTTGTGAAATATCAGTAATCAATACCTTTAAAGAGAATGCTCTTATTGCTCGTTCAGGGATGATACTTGGACCATACGAAGATGTAGGTCGAATCCCTTGGTGGATGCGACGTCTTGAGCGCAATGGAAGAGTACTAGCCCCAGGACCCGTTGATACTCCATTGCAATATATTGACGCTCATGATTTGGCATTATGGATGCTATCATGTGCTGAACGGGATGTTGGAGGAACCTTCAATGTAGCATGTGAACCCCATTTCACGACCGTTGGAGAGCTACTTTACACAATCAAAGATGTTATTGGAAGCGATACTGAACTCGTATGGGCAGATCCTGATTTGCTTGAACGTGAGGATTTTATGCTCGGTATGGAGTTTGGATTACGATACCCAGGACTGCCGAAACCTAGTGGATTGCATGACGATAATGTTACTGCTGCACATCAAGCTGGTCTTACCATTCGCCCTTTACGTAAAACTCTAGCAGAAACATGGAAATGGCTTTATGACGAAGGAAACCCCAAGCCGCGTCCCGATTCTCCTTCACTAGATTCATTGATTGATCCTGCTAAAGAGAAAATAGTAATTAACAAGATTACTCAATTCTAA
- a CDS encoding alpha/beta fold hydrolase produces MNNHCHDIKHHSLERRGEKIHYWLTKHHSTASTVILTHGASLDHRMFDTQVKVLHDAGYRVLTWDVRGHGLSKPLGEEFTVQIVVEDLEEIIHKHELDEIILVGHSFGGYVSQMLTFLRAGKVRAMAVIGCMDIMEVPSFGMRIAYRNMSRIFRMIPESILRKRFAEGMGITEAVQNYALNTNKQLTRDEFIEVMDVGVRAIYEDPLFGKEYFIQKPFLLTHGEKDSAERGTFVKKAPDWAKRELYCQYKVIPNAGHNANQDNPDYFNGVLLKFIENLNHNQK; encoded by the coding sequence ATGAATAATCATTGTCATGATATTAAACACCATTCACTTGAACGACGTGGTGAAAAAATTCACTATTGGTTGACTAAGCATCATAGTACAGCGTCCACGGTAATTTTAACTCATGGTGCTTCACTTGATCATCGTATGTTTGATACACAGGTGAAGGTTTTACACGATGCCGGATATCGAGTATTAACATGGGATGTTCGCGGGCATGGGTTATCGAAACCTCTAGGAGAGGAATTTACTGTACAGATCGTTGTGGAAGACTTAGAGGAAATCATTCATAAACATGAGTTAGATGAGATTATTCTCGTCGGGCATTCTTTTGGTGGTTATGTTTCGCAGATGCTGACATTTCTTCGGGCAGGAAAGGTAAGGGCGATGGCTGTCATTGGATGTATGGATATTATGGAAGTTCCCTCTTTTGGCATGCGTATAGCCTACCGGAACATGTCGCGTATTTTTCGCATGATACCGGAAAGTATCTTACGGAAAAGGTTTGCTGAAGGGATGGGAATAACAGAAGCTGTACAAAACTACGCACTGAACACAAACAAACAGTTAACGCGTGATGAATTTATTGAAGTTATGGATGTCGGTGTTCGTGCTATATATGAAGATCCTCTTTTTGGGAAGGAGTACTTCATTCAGAAGCCATTTTTGTTAACTCATGGTGAGAAAGATAGTGCGGAAAGAGGAACTTTTGTCAAAAAGGCTCCAGACTGGGCAAAGCGTGAACTGTATTGCCAGTATAAAGTGATTCCGAACGCAGGGCATAATGCGAATCAAGACAACCCAGATTATTTTAATGGTGTCTTGCTTAAATTCATTGAAAATTTAAATCACAATCAAAAGTAG
- a CDS encoding phosphoenolpyruvate synthase — translation MDYILDFHDIDRTSLSMVGGKGANLGELSQAGFLVPPGFCVTTAGYKRLIQGKEELYDMVRQLDQLSTDQFEEIQRLGQSIRDYILNLEVPEPLYSAIMIAWKNTGKEHTYAIRSSATAEDLPHASFAGQQDSFLNVKGEEQLFESIQKCWASLFTDRAIVYRAQNGFDHRSVFLSIVVQRMIRPEVSGIMFTADPVSGHRHTVSIDVGFGLGEALVSGEVTADLYKVRDGQITDKKIAKKEKGIFPLPGGGTEMKPLPVEQQDQPALNDARALELANLGKQIEEHYGTEQDIEWSLEEGQLYILQSRPITSLFPIPASDDNKYRIYFSLGHKQMMTDYMKPLGLSLFQTLIPSVKEGGENLLTNAGGRLFVNYSYLLYMKSVQKQLKQKTYIDLDLRALQNVVLSEEFEKRIPKRGNKKKVVQLYIKPIWRIMGKAIPRTIASIYFENPTLVLQRAYANFHEDIHRFQQKMKQYDHAERIRLIKEHARHDLFQSLTNPVAYTFVGMITFSRIQRCVKKWLGEDVNPAIHQSQPGNITSEIGMKIGDLVEAARPYPEVVEYLHKANDETFVQDLKSVEGGEVFLTSLHSFMANFGMRASGEIDITRVRWHEAPTMLVPSILSHMRNNAPNEHHEKFAHGEQEARETIQALLERVKTRRSPRKAKKLSRLLTVYRHTVGIRELPKYVIVCYFDVYRRVILEEAKYLVQRGDLYQETDIYYLTLDELIVLLEKGSEETVSSIPDRKNHEKRYRTLMPPSVMSSDGEIFSAVNQDQESANVLVGTPVSAGVVEGTVKVVRSLEEGELNKGDILVAPYTDPGWTPLFSSAKALITEVGGTMTHGSVVARENGIPAVVSVENATKILKDDQMIRVDGTGGFVEILDDEIDNAK, via the coding sequence ATGGACTACATTCTTGATTTCCATGATATTGATCGAACTAGTCTATCTATGGTGGGAGGAAAAGGGGCGAACCTTGGGGAACTAAGCCAAGCAGGTTTTTTGGTTCCCCCTGGATTTTGTGTGACCACTGCAGGATATAAGCGACTCATTCAAGGGAAGGAAGAATTGTATGATATGGTCCGACAGCTCGATCAATTATCAACAGATCAGTTCGAAGAGATACAACGGTTGGGGCAAAGCATCCGCGACTATATTCTAAATCTTGAAGTTCCCGAACCGTTATATTCAGCAATCATGATAGCATGGAAAAACACAGGGAAAGAACATACGTATGCTATTCGTTCCAGTGCTACAGCCGAAGACCTTCCCCATGCTTCATTCGCTGGTCAACAAGACTCTTTTCTCAATGTAAAGGGGGAGGAGCAACTATTCGAATCGATTCAAAAATGTTGGGCTTCGCTTTTCACTGATCGTGCCATTGTTTACCGTGCTCAAAACGGCTTTGATCATCGATCTGTGTTTTTGTCTATTGTTGTACAACGAATGATTCGTCCTGAGGTATCTGGCATTATGTTTACCGCTGACCCAGTTAGCGGGCATCGCCATACAGTTTCCATTGATGTAGGATTTGGCTTAGGGGAGGCACTGGTTTCTGGGGAGGTCACGGCAGACTTGTATAAGGTGCGAGATGGGCAGATCACCGATAAGAAAATAGCTAAAAAAGAAAAAGGGATTTTTCCTCTTCCTGGTGGTGGAACGGAAATGAAGCCATTGCCCGTGGAGCAACAAGATCAACCAGCCCTTAATGATGCAAGGGCTCTGGAACTTGCTAATCTTGGAAAACAGATCGAAGAACATTATGGAACCGAACAAGACATTGAATGGTCCCTTGAAGAGGGGCAGCTTTATATTTTGCAAAGCCGACCGATTACTTCACTTTTTCCCATCCCTGCATCCGATGACAACAAGTACCGTATTTATTTTTCCTTAGGCCATAAGCAAATGATGACGGATTATATGAAGCCTCTTGGCCTATCCCTTTTTCAAACATTAATACCATCGGTTAAAGAAGGGGGAGAAAATCTCCTTACAAATGCCGGCGGACGGTTATTTGTGAATTATTCTTATTTATTATATATGAAATCTGTACAGAAGCAACTCAAGCAAAAGACGTATATAGATCTTGATCTTCGAGCCCTTCAAAACGTTGTGTTAAGTGAGGAATTTGAAAAAAGAATTCCTAAACGAGGAAATAAAAAGAAAGTCGTCCAACTTTATATCAAACCTATATGGCGTATAATGGGGAAGGCCATACCTAGAACCATCGCAAGTATCTACTTTGAGAATCCAACATTGGTCTTACAACGCGCCTATGCTAATTTTCATGAAGACATTCATCGTTTTCAACAAAAGATGAAACAGTATGATCATGCCGAACGGATCCGTTTGATCAAGGAACACGCCAGACACGATTTATTCCAATCCCTTACTAACCCTGTAGCCTATACGTTTGTAGGAATGATAACATTCTCCCGTATTCAAAGGTGTGTCAAAAAATGGCTGGGAGAAGACGTAAATCCCGCCATTCATCAATCTCAACCGGGGAATATTACGAGTGAAATTGGAATGAAGATTGGTGATTTGGTGGAGGCAGCAAGACCGTATCCGGAAGTGGTGGAATACCTTCATAAAGCAAACGATGAAACGTTTGTTCAAGACTTAAAAAGTGTCGAAGGAGGGGAAGTTTTTCTCACATCCCTGCATTCATTTATGGCAAATTTCGGGATGCGGGCTTCAGGTGAGATTGATATTACCAGGGTTCGCTGGCATGAAGCACCGACCATGCTTGTGCCCTCTATTCTCAGTCATATGAGAAATAACGCCCCCAATGAACATCACGAAAAATTTGCACATGGAGAACAAGAAGCTCGTGAAACGATCCAGGCGTTGTTAGAGCGTGTAAAAACGCGAAGGAGTCCAAGAAAAGCTAAAAAGCTCTCCCGCCTCCTCACCGTTTATCGGCATACGGTAGGCATACGAGAACTGCCTAAGTATGTGATTGTTTGTTATTTTGACGTTTATCGAAGGGTGATTCTAGAAGAGGCAAAATATCTTGTTCAACGAGGAGACCTTTATCAAGAAACCGACATCTACTACCTGACGTTAGATGAATTGATTGTACTATTGGAAAAGGGTTCCGAAGAGACTGTATCATCAATCCCCGATCGGAAAAATCATGAAAAGCGTTACCGAACGCTCATGCCTCCTAGTGTGATGAGCAGCGATGGAGAAATCTTCTCAGCTGTAAATCAAGATCAAGAATCTGCAAATGTATTGGTAGGAACGCCAGTATCTGCAGGTGTTGTTGAAGGGACTGTTAAAGTGGTTCGAAGTTTGGAAGAAGGGGAATTGAATAAAGGAGATATTCTCGTCGCCCCTTATACAGATCCAGGATGGACACCTTTATTTTCTTCAGCAAAAGCCCTTATAACAGAGGTTGGAGGAACCATGACACACGGATCGGTCGTGGCCAGAGAAAATGGCATACCTGCTGTTGTCAGTGTAGAGAATGCAACGAAAATCTTAAAAGATGATCAAATGATCCGGGTGGACGGAACGGGAGGGTTTGTTGAAATATTAGATGATGAGATAGACAACGCTAAGTAA